In the genome of Ensifer adhaerens, one region contains:
- a CDS encoding cytochrome c oxidase cbb3-type subunit 2, with protein MSILAKHELLEKNASLLLVCSLLVVTIGGIVEIAPLFYLQNTIEKVEGMRPYTPLELAGRDIYIREGCYLCHSQMIRPFRDEVERYGHYSLAAESMYDHPFQWGSKRTGPDLARVGGRYSNEWHVQHLTDPRSVVPESVMPTYAFLKNTPLKFENVAGHLKTNRIVGVPYTDDDIAKAETDLMAQADPNADTTDLVKRYPKAKVGDFDGDPTKVTEMDALVAYLQMLGTLVDFSTYDDASGYR; from the coding sequence ATGTCCATTCTTGCAAAACACGAATTGCTCGAGAAGAACGCGTCGCTCCTTCTTGTATGCTCGCTGCTCGTCGTCACCATCGGCGGCATCGTGGAAATCGCGCCGCTCTTCTACCTGCAGAACACGATCGAAAAGGTGGAGGGGATGCGCCCCTACACCCCGCTCGAACTGGCCGGTCGTGACATCTACATCCGTGAAGGCTGTTACCTCTGCCATAGCCAGATGATCCGTCCGTTCCGCGACGAAGTGGAGCGCTACGGTCACTACTCGCTGGCGGCGGAATCGATGTACGACCATCCGTTCCAGTGGGGCTCCAAGCGTACGGGTCCGGATCTGGCCCGTGTCGGCGGTCGCTATTCGAACGAGTGGCACGTGCAGCACCTGACCGATCCGCGCTCCGTGGTTCCGGAATCGGTGATGCCGACCTACGCGTTCCTCAAGAACACGCCCCTCAAGTTTGAGAACGTTGCCGGTCACCTGAAGACCAACCGCATCGTGGGCGTGCCGTACACGGATGACGACATTGCCAAGGCGGAAACCGATCTGATGGCGCAGGCCGATCCGAATGCGGATACGACCGATCTCGTCAAGCGCTATCCGAAGGCCAAAGTCGGTGACTTCGACGGCGACCCGACCAAGGTCACCGAAATGGATGCGCTGGTCGCCTATCTCCAGATGCTCGGCACGCTGGTCGATTTCTCGACCTATGACGACGCATCCGGCTACCGGTGA
- a CDS encoding cytochrome c oxidase cbb3-type subunit 3 — protein MADKHVDELSGVETTGHVWDGIRELNNPLPRWWVWTFYACIIWAFAYTIFYPAWPLLTTNTKGVLNVTNRSVLKDELTAAKGAQKIFVDKIAATPVADIVKDKSLSEFATAAGAAAFKVNCTPCHGSGAQGGIGYPNLNDNDWLWGGSADQIYTTIAHGIRDTQDPDTRVSEMPAFGDMLKPEEIANVAAYVADLSKQPVTSGNPAAGKEIFATNCVACHGDQAQGNRDLGAPNLSDAIWLKGSGEAAIIAQVTKPKHGVMPAWTARLGDTTVKELAVFVHSLGGGE, from the coding sequence ATGGCAGACAAACATGTTGACGAACTGAGCGGCGTCGAGACCACCGGCCATGTCTGGGACGGTATTCGCGAGCTCAACAATCCGCTGCCGAGATGGTGGGTGTGGACCTTCTATGCCTGCATTATCTGGGCCTTCGCCTACACGATCTTCTATCCGGCCTGGCCGCTGCTGACGACCAACACCAAGGGCGTCCTCAACGTGACGAACCGGAGTGTCCTGAAAGACGAGCTGACCGCCGCCAAGGGCGCCCAGAAGATCTTCGTGGACAAGATCGCCGCCACGCCGGTTGCAGATATCGTCAAGGACAAGTCCTTGAGCGAGTTTGCAACGGCCGCAGGTGCTGCAGCCTTCAAGGTCAACTGCACGCCGTGCCACGGCTCGGGCGCGCAGGGCGGGATCGGTTATCCGAACCTCAACGACAATGACTGGCTGTGGGGCGGTTCCGCCGACCAGATCTATACCACGATCGCTCATGGTATCCGCGATACGCAGGATCCCGACACCCGCGTTTCGGAAATGCCGGCCTTCGGCGACATGCTGAAGCCGGAAGAAATCGCCAACGTTGCAGCTTATGTGGCCGATCTTTCCAAGCAGCCGGTCACCAGCGGCAATCCCGCGGCCGGCAAGGAAATCTTCGCCACCAACTGCGTCGCCTGCCATGGCGATCAGGCCCAGGGCAACCGCGATCTCGGTGCGCCGAACCTCTCGGATGCCATCTGGCTCAAGGGCTCGGGCGAGGCTGCGATCATTGCGCAGGTCACCAAGCCGAAGCATGGCGTCATGCCGGCCTGGACCGCGCGTCTCGGCGACACGACCGTCAAGGAACTGGCGGTGTTCGTCCATTCGCTCGGCGGCGGCGAGTAA
- a CDS encoding cytochrome c oxidase cbb3-type subunit 4: protein METYTMMRQFADSWGLLGFTLFFLGAIVFALRPGSKKMADEAASIPLKED, encoded by the coding sequence ATGGAAACCTACACCATGATGCGGCAATTCGCCGACAGCTGGGGGCTCCTGGGCTTCACCCTCTTCTTCCTGGGCGCGATTGTCTTCGCGCTCCGGCCCGGTTCGAAAAAGATGGCCGACGAGGCTGCATCCATACCTCTCAAGGAGGATTGA
- a CDS encoding Uncharacterized conserved protein, whose product MTSITCQCRCGAVSLSIDGAPVTQLYCHCEDCQNAHRAAYAPAAIFPKEQVQVSGAEMTPRVIRSTERMFCRQCGTYLFSEIVSVSMRSVSAYLLPTGMFKPQFHVQCDEAMLPICDNLPHYRGFPAAFGGAEEFVDW is encoded by the coding sequence ATGACCTCAATAACTTGCCAATGCCGCTGTGGCGCCGTGTCGCTGTCCATTGATGGCGCGCCCGTCACGCAACTTTACTGCCATTGCGAAGATTGCCAGAACGCCCACCGGGCGGCTTACGCTCCGGCAGCCATTTTCCCGAAAGAACAGGTGCAAGTCTCCGGCGCCGAGATGACCCCACGCGTCATCCGATCAACGGAGCGCATGTTTTGTCGGCAATGCGGTACCTATCTCTTCTCGGAGATCGTCTCTGTCAGCATGCGCAGCGTCAGCGCCTATCTGCTGCCCACGGGCATGTTCAAGCCGCAGTTTCATGTCCAGTGCGACGAGGCCATGTTGCCCATTTGCGACAACCTTCCGCATTACAGAGGCTTCCCGGCAGCGTTCGGCGGCGCTGAGGAATTCGTGGATTGGTGA
- a CDS encoding KDO2-lipid IV(A) lauroyltransferase, with the protein MKGLALRIGANLRKAWPWLLARLVLAGLMLLKLLPADFALNLIDRVARWLGPKQKRHRLMLYNLKRAFPEKTDEERLKIAMDSWGSMGRMAAEYVYLDRLFDFDPERQSKGRVEVSGIPLFLEIRDLKGPFIVFTAHTANFEMLPVAGNAFGLDVTVLFRPPNNPYMADMIHGFRADRMGELVPSHAGSSFALARQLERGGGVGVLVDQKFSKGANTTLFGVPVKTNPLLAKLVRQFNCPVYPARCIRLPGNRYRLELEPALTIPRKENGDVDVNATAQLLNDTVERWVREYPGQWLWYHDRWDIKFSEEYRNFVP; encoded by the coding sequence ATGAAGGGCCTTGCGCTCCGCATTGGCGCGAATTTGCGCAAGGCATGGCCGTGGCTGCTCGCCAGGCTGGTCTTGGCTGGCCTCATGCTGCTCAAGCTCCTGCCTGCGGATTTCGCGCTTAACCTGATAGATCGCGTCGCACGCTGGTTGGGTCCGAAGCAGAAGCGTCATCGGCTGATGCTCTATAATCTGAAGCGCGCCTTCCCGGAAAAGACGGACGAAGAGCGACTGAAGATCGCCATGGATTCCTGGGGGTCTATGGGCCGCATGGCGGCGGAATATGTCTATCTCGACAGGCTCTTCGACTTCGATCCGGAGCGGCAGAGCAAGGGCAGGGTGGAAGTTTCCGGTATTCCGCTCTTCCTGGAGATTCGCGACCTGAAGGGGCCGTTTATCGTTTTCACCGCCCATACGGCGAATTTCGAGATGCTGCCTGTTGCGGGGAACGCCTTCGGGCTCGACGTGACGGTGCTCTTCCGGCCGCCCAACAATCCCTACATGGCCGACATGATTCACGGGTTCCGGGCCGATCGCATGGGCGAGCTGGTTCCCTCGCATGCCGGCTCCTCGTTCGCGCTGGCGCGTCAGCTCGAACGCGGCGGCGGCGTTGGTGTGCTGGTCGACCAGAAATTCTCCAAGGGTGCCAACACGACGCTCTTTGGGGTGCCGGTGAAAACCAATCCCTTGCTGGCGAAGCTCGTGCGGCAGTTCAACTGCCCGGTCTATCCCGCGCGCTGCATCCGTCTTCCCGGCAATCGCTATCGGCTGGAGCTTGAGCCGGCGCTGACGATCCCGCGCAAGGAAAACGGCGACGTGGACGTGAATGCCACCGCGCAATTGCTCAACGATACGGTCGAGCGCTGGGTGCGGGAATATCCCGGCCAGTGGCTATGGTATCATGATCGCTGGGACATCAAGTTTTCCGAAGAGTACCGGAATTTCGTTCCCTGA
- a CDS encoding 3-oxoacyl-[acyl-carrier-protein] synthase II produces MSNQFRDHLGRPVVAVTGMGVITSLGQGLEDNWAALTGGRSGIHDITRFPVNELSTRIAGTVDFIDLPVSNAVERSYAMARETTLEALAQAGLSGDFNGPLFLAAPPVEPEWSARFELADRAGPAEEPGDAYDRFLAAMRERPDPAFHEAVLFGSISERLADKFGTRGLPVTLSTACASGATAIQLGVEAIRQGRTERALTVATDGSVSAEALIRFSLLSALSTQNDPPEKASKPFTKDRDGFVIAEGAATLVLESLESAIARGAKVYGIVKGCGEKADSFHRTRSSPDGGPAIATIRAALEDAGVGEEAIGYINAHGTSTPENDKMEYGAMLSVFGERLKSIPVSSNKSMIGHTLTAAGAVEAVFSLQTILTGTLPPTINYQNPDPSIELDVVPNVKRAQQVSAVLSNSFGFGGQNASLVLAAEPR; encoded by the coding sequence ATGAGCAATCAGTTTCGCGATCATCTCGGCAGACCTGTCGTGGCCGTCACCGGCATGGGCGTCATCACCTCGCTCGGCCAGGGGCTCGAGGATAACTGGGCGGCGCTGACGGGTGGCCGTTCGGGCATTCACGACATCACGCGTTTCCCGGTCAACGAGTTGTCGACCCGCATTGCCGGCACGGTGGATTTCATCGATCTGCCCGTCTCGAATGCCGTGGAACGGTCCTATGCCATGGCGCGTGAGACGACCTTGGAAGCGCTGGCGCAGGCCGGGCTTTCGGGCGATTTCAACGGGCCGCTGTTTCTGGCCGCACCTCCGGTCGAACCGGAATGGTCCGCCCGCTTCGAGCTTGCCGACCGCGCCGGTCCGGCTGAAGAGCCGGGCGATGCCTATGACCGCTTCCTGGCAGCCATGCGCGAGCGTCCCGATCCGGCCTTCCATGAGGCTGTTCTCTTCGGATCGATCTCCGAGCGGCTCGCCGACAAGTTCGGTACGCGCGGGCTTCCGGTGACGCTTTCAACGGCCTGTGCATCGGGCGCAACGGCGATCCAGCTCGGCGTCGAAGCCATCCGCCAGGGCCGTACGGAGCGCGCGCTGACGGTGGCGACCGACGGTTCGGTTTCGGCCGAAGCACTCATCCGCTTCTCGCTGCTTTCGGCACTCTCCACGCAGAACGACCCGCCGGAGAAAGCCTCCAAGCCCTTCACCAAGGACCGCGACGGTTTTGTCATCGCGGAAGGGGCGGCGACGCTGGTTCTCGAATCGCTGGAATCGGCGATTGCGCGCGGCGCCAAGGTCTACGGCATCGTGAAGGGCTGCGGCGAAAAGGCCGACTCGTTCCACCGCACGCGCTCCTCGCCGGACGGCGGGCCGGCGATTGCCACGATCCGCGCGGCGCTTGAAGATGCGGGCGTTGGCGAAGAGGCGATCGGCTATATCAACGCCCATGGCACATCGACGCCGGAAAACGACAAGATGGAATATGGCGCGATGCTCTCCGTCTTCGGCGAGCGGCTGAAATCCATCCCGGTTTCGTCCAACAAGTCGATGATCGGCCATACGCTGACGGCGGCTGGTGCAGTCGAGGCCGTGTTCTCGCTGCAGACGATCCTGACCGGCACTCTGCCGCCGACGATCAACTACCAGAACCCGGACCCGTCGATCGAGCTCGATGTCGTGCCGAATGTGAAGCGGGCGCAGCAGGTTTCGGCCGTGCTGTCCAACTCCTTCGGCTTCGGCGGGCAGAATGCCAGCCTTGTGCTGGCGGCGGAACCTCGGTAA
- a CDS encoding Hemerythrin HHE cation binding domain-containing protein, which produces MKTLDTHDREEFEKRYRPPHGVSAVDWLKKIHGEQLELCRELEEIADSLPAEVNRQKCIYAAKAIGPLTMGAHRFEEDVLFPWVEQNVTGHPELAATLERLKFEHFEDECFIEELIDALLRLGAADPTLNAETIGYMLRGYFVSMRRHIAFEQDHLLAMVSERRAA; this is translated from the coding sequence ATGAAGACGCTGGACACGCATGACCGGGAGGAATTCGAGAAGCGCTACCGCCCGCCGCACGGCGTCAGCGCCGTCGATTGGCTCAAAAAAATCCATGGAGAACAGCTCGAACTCTGCCGCGAGCTGGAAGAGATCGCAGATAGCCTTCCCGCCGAGGTCAATCGCCAGAAATGTATCTATGCAGCCAAAGCGATTGGCCCCCTCACGATGGGCGCGCATCGTTTCGAGGAAGACGTTCTCTTCCCCTGGGTGGAGCAGAATGTCACCGGCCACCCGGAACTGGCCGCAACCCTCGAACGGTTGAAGTTCGAACATTTCGAAGACGAGTGCTTCATAGAGGAGCTGATCGACGCTCTGCTCCGCCTGGGCGCGGCGGACCCGACTCTGAACGCCGAAACCATCGGCTACATGCTGCGCGGCTATTTCGTCAGCATGCGCCGCCACATCGCCTTCGAACAGGATCATCTGCTGGCGATGGTAAGCGAACGAAGGGCGGCGTAA
- a CDS encoding cytochrome c oxidase cbb3-type subunit 1, translated as MTKISQTVGVGLFAFIALLGAAFAQDSLFKAHMWVLFAVLLIFSVAMIRRVSFAPVSTVSAEQRKSEYFDEVIRYGLIATVFWGVVGFLVGVVIALQLAFPHLDIEPWFNFGRMRPLHTSAVIFAFGGNALIMTSFYVVQRTSRVRLFGGDLAWFVFWGYQLFIVMAATGYLLGITQGREYAEPEWYVDIWLTVVWVAYLLTFLGTIMTRKETHIYVANWFYLSFIVTIAMLHLVNNAAVPVSFLGSKSYSTFSGVQDALTQWWYGHNAVGFFLTAGFLGMMYYFVPKQANRPVYSYRLSIIHFWALIFLYIWAGPHHLHYTALPDWAQTLGMVFSIMLWMPSWGGMINGLMTLSGAWDKIRTDPIIRMMVMAIAFYGMSTFEGPMMSIKTVNSLSHYTDWTIGHVHSGALGWVGMISFGAIYYLAPKLWGRERLYSLRLVNWHFWLATLGIVVYAAVMWVAGIQQGLMWREYDDQGFLVYSFAESVRAMFPYYVLRAVGGGMYLLGGIIMAYNVTMTILGHQRDEAPIGGAVPQLQPAE; from the coding sequence ATGACGAAAATTTCACAAACGGTGGGTGTGGGGCTTTTTGCCTTCATCGCCTTGCTAGGGGCAGCCTTTGCCCAGGACAGCCTGTTCAAGGCCCATATGTGGGTCTTGTTCGCTGTCCTTCTCATTTTCAGCGTGGCGATGATCCGTCGCGTCTCCTTTGCGCCGGTTTCGACGGTTTCCGCCGAGCAGCGCAAGTCCGAATACTTTGACGAAGTCATCCGCTACGGCCTGATCGCCACGGTCTTCTGGGGCGTGGTGGGCTTTCTGGTCGGCGTCGTCATAGCATTGCAGCTTGCCTTCCCCCATCTGGACATCGAGCCGTGGTTCAACTTCGGCCGCATGCGTCCGCTGCACACATCCGCCGTCATTTTCGCCTTTGGGGGCAATGCGCTGATCATGACGTCGTTCTATGTCGTGCAGCGCACCTCACGCGTGCGCCTCTTCGGCGGCGACCTCGCCTGGTTCGTCTTCTGGGGCTATCAGCTGTTCATCGTCATGGCCGCCACCGGCTATCTGCTGGGCATCACGCAGGGGCGCGAATATGCCGAGCCGGAATGGTATGTCGATATCTGGCTGACAGTTGTCTGGGTGGCTTATCTGCTCACCTTCCTCGGCACGATCATGACGCGCAAGGAAACCCACATCTATGTGGCGAACTGGTTCTACCTGTCCTTCATCGTCACCATCGCCATGCTGCATCTGGTCAACAACGCGGCCGTCCCGGTCTCGTTCCTGGGTTCGAAGAGCTATTCGACCTTCTCGGGCGTGCAGGACGCGCTGACGCAGTGGTGGTACGGCCATAACGCCGTGGGCTTCTTCCTGACCGCCGGCTTCCTGGGCATGATGTATTACTTCGTTCCCAAGCAGGCCAATCGTCCGGTCTATTCCTACCGTCTGTCGATCATCCACTTCTGGGCGCTGATCTTCCTCTATATCTGGGCCGGTCCGCACCATCTGCACTATACGGCTCTGCCGGATTGGGCGCAGACGCTCGGCATGGTCTTCTCCATCATGCTCTGGATGCCCTCGTGGGGCGGCATGATCAACGGTCTGATGACGCTCTCGGGCGCATGGGACAAGATCCGCACCGATCCAATCATCCGCATGATGGTCATGGCCATCGCCTTCTACGGCATGTCGACCTTCGAAGGCCCGATGATGTCGATCAAGACGGTCAACTCGCTCAGCCACTATACCGACTGGACCATCGGTCACGTTCACTCAGGCGCGCTCGGCTGGGTCGGCATGATCTCCTTCGGCGCCATCTACTACCTCGCTCCGAAGCTGTGGGGCCGGGAACGCCTGTACTCGCTGCGTCTCGTCAACTGGCACTTCTGGCTCGCCACGCTCGGCATCGTCGTCTACGCCGCCGTCATGTGGGTCGCCGGTATCCAGCAGGGCCTGATGTGGCGTGAATATGACGACCAGGGCTTCCTCGTCTACTCGTTCGCCGAATCGGTACGGGCCATGTTCCCCTACTATGTCCTGCGCGCAGTCGGTGGTGGCATGTACCTGCTCGGTGGCATCATCATGGCCTACAACGTCACGATGACCATCCTTGGCCACCAGCGCGACGAAGCCCCGATCGGTGGCGCCGTCCCGCAGCTTCAGCCGGCAGAATAA
- a CDS encoding alcohol dehydrogenase codes for MRALQLIEDRRLEAVELPEPEAPAPGEVTLRVKAVALNHIDVWGWRGMAFAKRKMPLTIGAEASGVVEAIGPGVANVLPGQLVSIYGARVCGHCKACREGRDNLCEHVGGVHGFHLDGFAQEKINIPARQLVVAPPGIDAVAAALAPVTFGTVEHMLFDNAKLQPGETILVHAGGSGIGSAAIQLAKRMGCTVITTVGSDDKIEKAKALGADHVINYRVDRFEGVVRKLTKKKGVDVVFEHVGKDTWAGSILSMKRGGRLVTCGSTSGVSTEMNLMMLFQQQLKLLGSFGCRMENMANAMQKMAQGIVHPVIDTEVGFGEIDVALKRMEERSIFGKIILRMD; via the coding sequence ATGCGCGCATTGCAACTCATCGAAGATCGCAGACTGGAAGCCGTCGAGCTTCCCGAGCCGGAAGCGCCGGCACCGGGCGAGGTGACGCTGCGTGTGAAAGCCGTTGCCTTGAACCATATCGATGTCTGGGGATGGCGCGGCATGGCGTTTGCCAAGCGCAAGATGCCGCTGACCATCGGCGCGGAAGCGTCGGGCGTGGTCGAGGCCATCGGTCCGGGCGTTGCCAATGTGCTGCCGGGCCAGCTCGTGTCGATCTACGGTGCGCGCGTCTGCGGCCATTGCAAGGCTTGCCGCGAAGGTCGCGACAATCTCTGCGAACATGTCGGCGGCGTGCATGGCTTCCACCTTGATGGCTTCGCGCAGGAGAAGATCAACATTCCGGCGCGCCAGCTTGTCGTTGCTCCGCCCGGCATCGATGCGGTGGCTGCAGCGCTGGCACCGGTGACCTTCGGGACGGTCGAGCACATGCTGTTCGACAATGCCAAGCTCCAGCCGGGCGAGACGATCCTTGTTCATGCTGGCGGCTCGGGCATTGGTTCGGCGGCGATCCAGCTTGCCAAGCGCATGGGCTGCACGGTCATCACGACGGTTGGCTCGGACGACAAGATCGAGAAGGCGAAGGCGCTGGGCGCTGATCACGTCATCAACTATCGCGTCGACCGCTTCGAGGGCGTGGTGCGCAAGCTCACCAAGAAGAAGGGTGTCGATGTCGTCTTCGAACATGTCGGCAAGGACACCTGGGCGGGCTCGATCCTGTCCATGAAACGCGGCGGGCGGCTTGTCACCTGCGGTTCCACCTCGGGCGTTTCGACCGAAATGAACCTCATGATGCTCTTCCAGCAGCAACTCAAGCTGCTCGGCTCGTTCGGCTGCCGCATGGAGAACATGGCGAACGCCATGCAGAAGATGGCGCAGGGTATTGTCCATCCGGTCATCGACACGGAGGTCGGCTTCGGCGAGATTGATGTGGCGCTGAAGCGGATGGAAGAGCGTTCGATCTTCGGCAAAATCATCCTGCGGATGGATTGA
- a CDS encoding L-glutaminase, giving the protein MPVASLKVQDILNEVYHEMQPHIGEGKVADYIPALARIDPKKFGMAVVTAEGEVFTVGDASEPFSIQSVSKVFTLTLALGRIGAGLWSRVGREPSGTAFNSIVQLEHEHGIPRNPFINAGAIVVADVLLAGHQPRETLGEILQFFRYLSGDDSVYIDEDVARSEQATGFRNAALANYMRAFGNIHNPVEKTLGVYYHQCSVAMSCEQLARAGLFLASGGRNPVSSQTVVTRDRARRINALMITCGHYDASGDFAFRVGLPGKSGVGGGILAIAPGKASIAVWSPGLNANGNSATGTRALELFAKKSGWSVFG; this is encoded by the coding sequence ATGCCAGTCGCCTCCCTGAAGGTTCAGGACATCCTCAACGAGGTCTATCACGAGATGCAGCCGCATATCGGCGAGGGCAAGGTGGCGGATTACATTCCGGCGCTCGCCCGCATAGACCCGAAGAAGTTCGGCATGGCGGTGGTGACGGCCGAGGGTGAGGTCTTCACGGTAGGAGACGCATCCGAGCCTTTCTCCATCCAGAGCGTGTCGAAGGTCTTCACGCTGACGCTGGCGCTGGGGCGGATCGGCGCGGGGCTCTGGTCGCGGGTGGGGCGCGAACCGTCCGGCACCGCGTTCAACTCCATCGTCCAGCTCGAACATGAGCATGGCATTCCCCGAAACCCGTTCATCAATGCAGGTGCGATCGTGGTCGCGGACGTGCTGCTCGCCGGCCATCAGCCGCGCGAGACGCTGGGCGAAATCCTGCAATTCTTCCGCTATCTCTCCGGCGACGACAGCGTTTATATCGACGAGGACGTCGCGCGCTCCGAGCAGGCAACCGGATTCCGCAATGCGGCGCTTGCCAATTACATGCGTGCCTTTGGCAATATCCACAATCCGGTCGAAAAGACCCTGGGCGTCTACTACCACCAGTGCTCGGTGGCCATGAGCTGCGAGCAATTGGCCAGGGCCGGGCTGTTTCTCGCAAGCGGCGGGCGCAACCCCGTTTCCAGCCAGACGGTCGTGACGCGCGACCGGGCGCGGCGTATCAACGCGCTGATGATCACCTGCGGGCATTATGACGCATCGGGCGACTTTGCCTTCCGCGTTGGCCTGCCCGGCAAAAGCGGCGTCGGTGGCGGCATCCTGGCGATTGCACCGGGCAAGGCGTCCATCGCCGTCTGGTCGCCGGGCCTCAACGCCAACGGCAATTCGGCGACGGGAACGCGGGCGCTGGAGCTTTTTGCCAAGAAGAGCGGCTGGTCGGTCTTTGGCTGA